One segment of Hemibagrus wyckioides isolate EC202008001 linkage group LG05, SWU_Hwy_1.0, whole genome shotgun sequence DNA contains the following:
- the sema3gb gene encoding sema domain, immunoglobulin domain (Ig), short basic domain, secreted, (semaphorin) 3Gb isoform X1: METTRALLPLLLLLLSVCAHSCHGNLRPTPRVYLSYKELLETRTIRPFSFSFNTTDYRILHMDQDQGRLYLGSCEYIVSLDMQNINKEPLIIHWPATGQRKAECKMAGKGGQGECANFVRLIEPWNRTHLYTCGTGAYKPICTFVNRGWRAEEYLFRLVPGYVDSGKGKCPYDPRQENAAALINGNLYAGVHVDFMGTDPAIFRTLGDRPAVRTEQYDSRWLNEPVFVKIQKIPDSTEKNDDKLYFFFREKSLDAAGGSTPSVLARVGRVCLNDDGGQRSLVNKWTTFLKARLVCSVIGTDGVETYFDELRDVFIQRTNDERNPMVYALFSTAGSVFKGSAVCVYSMSDIRNVFNGPFSHKHGHNYQWTPYTGKIPYPRPGTCPGGTFTPGVHSTKAFSDEAVNFVRAHPLMYHPIYPTHKRPLVVRTGVDYRFTTIAVDMVDAVDGRYEVLFLGTDRGTVQKVIVLPKDTSTTEELILEEVEVFRSPAPVKTLKISSKRQQLYVSSARGLTQVSLHRCPAYGKACSDCCLARDPYCAWDGESCSAFTPATKRRSRRQDIKHGDPLRQCRGFNSKVEKRLRETVQFGVEGSSAFLECQPRSPQATVKWFCQKDGKRKALTRDKDVLKTAHGILLKSLSQSDAGLYHCLATENNFKHTVARVALRILDREIVEALTAPDGPSDPERHHQNDKQHRPPPPPPPPQTLPPPLQMHPQPEVTLINQYCQTYWKQPPKPKRTNRRHTEKSEPEELQVQ, translated from the exons ATGGAGACGACCCGGGCCCTCctcccactcctcctcctcttactgagtgtgtgtgcacacagttGTCATGGCAACCTCCGCCCGACCCCCAGAGTGTATCTGTCTTACAAAG agctgctggaaaCGAGGACCATCCGGCCATTCAGCTTTTCCTTCAACACCACCGACTACCGAATCCTCCACATGGACCAGGACCAGGGCCGCCTTTACTTGGGCAGCTGCGAGTATATAGTCTCTCTGGACATGCAGAACATCAACAAGGAGCCACTAATT ATCCACTGGCCTGCTACTGGCCAAAGAAAAGCGGAGTGCAAGATGGCAGGAAAAGGAGGACAA GGAGAGTGTGCAAACTTTGTGCGCCTGATCGAGCCATGGAACAGGACCCATCTGTACACATGTGGTACTGGAGCTTACAAGCCCATCTGCACCTTCGTAAACAGAGGCTGGAGGGCTGAG GAATACCTCTTCCGACTGGTGCCTGGCTATGTGGACTCTGGAAAGGGAAAATGCCCCTATGATCCACGCCAAGAAAATGCTGCCGCTTTAATTA ATGGGAACCTGTATGCTGGAGTGCATGTAGACTTCATGGGCACAGACCCAGCCATATTCCGGACCCTAGGAGACAGACCTGCTGTCAGGACAGAGCAGTACGACTCACGGTGGCTCAATG AGCCTGTGTTTgtaaaaattcagaaaattcCAGATAGCACAGAGAAGAATGATGACAAGCTGTACTTTTTCTTTCGGGAAAAGAGTTTGGATGCAGCAGGAGGCAGCACCCCCAGTGTGCTGGCCAGAGTGGGCAGAGTTTGTCTG AATGACGATGGAGGTCAAAGGTCATTGGTAAATAAGTGGACAACTTTCCTGAAGGCACGCCTGGTCTGTTCTGTAATTGGGACGGATGGAGTCGAGACATATTTTGATGAACTAA GGGACGTCTTCATTCAGCGGACTAATGATGAACGCAATCCCATGGTGTATGCTCTCTTCTCCACTGCTGG GTCTGTGTTTAAAggttcagcagtgtgtgtgtactccatGTCTGACATCAGAAATGTCTTTAATGGACCCTTTTCTCATAAACATGGGCACAACTACCAGTGGACACCTTACACTGGAAAAATTCCTTATCCTCGCCCAGGGACA TGCCCTGGAGGAACATTCACTCCTGGAGTCCACAGCACCAAAGCCTTCTCTGACGAAGCTGTCAACTTTGTTCGCGCTCACCCTCTAATGTACCATCCCATATACCCTACACACAAGCGCCCCCTTGTGGTGCGGACAGGAGTGGACTACCGTTTCACCACTATCGctgtggacatggtggatgCTGTGGATGGGAGATATGAGGTGCTCTTTTTGGGAACAG ACAGGGGAACAGTCCAGAAGGTGATTGTACTGCCGAAAGATACGAGCACGACAGAAGAGCTCATTCTTGAAGAGGTGGAAGTTTTTAGG tcaccaGCCCCAGTGAAAACGCTGAAAATTTCCTCTAAAAGG CAACAGCTGTATGTGTCATCGGCACGAGGACTTACCCAGGTGTCTTTGCATCGGTGTCCTGCTTATGGTAAAGCCTGCTCTGACTGCTGCCTGGCCAGAGACCCTTACTGTGCCTGGGATGGAGAGAGTTGCTCTGCTTTCACCCCCGCCACCAAGAG GAGAAGCAGGAGACAGGATATCAAACATGGCGATCCGTTACGTCAATGCAGAGGCTTCAACTCTAAAG tAGAGAAGCGTCTGAGGGAGACAGTGCAGTTCGGGGTGGAGGGCAGCAGTGCGTTTCTGGAGTGCCAGCCCAGGTCTCCTCAGGCTACTGTGAAGTGGTTCTGTCAGAAAGATGGAAAACGTAAAGCG ctcacTCGTGATAAAGATGTTCTAAAGACAGCTCATGGCATTCTGCTGAAATCTCTGAGCCAATCAGACGCCGGCCTCTACCACTGCCTGGCCACGGAGAACAACTTTAAGCACACGGTGGCTCGCGTGGCCCTGCGCATCCTCGACCGTGAGATCGTGGAGGCCCTGACGGCTCCAGACGGCCCCTCAGATCCCGAGCGCCATCACCAAAACGACAAGCAGCACCgcccacctcctcctcctcccccaccTCAAACCCTGCCCCCACCTCTCCAGATGCACCCACAGCCCGAGGTGACGCTCATCAACCAGTACTGCCAGACCTACTGGAAACAGCCTCCCAAGCCCAAGCGCACTAACCGCAGGCATACAGAGAAATCAGAGCCTGAGGAGCTGCAGGTGCAGTGA
- the sema3gb gene encoding sema domain, immunoglobulin domain (Ig), short basic domain, secreted, (semaphorin) 3Gb isoform X2, with amino-acid sequence METTRALLPLLLLLLSVCAHSCHGNLRPTPRVYLSYKELLETRTIRPFSFSFNTTDYRILHMDQDQGRLYLGSCEYIVSLDMQNINKEPLIIHWPATGQRKAECKMAGKGGQGECANFVRLIEPWNRTHLYTCGTGAYKPICTFVNRGWRAEEYLFRLVPGYVDSGKGKCPYDPRQENAAALINGNLYAGVHVDFMGTDPAIFRTLGDRPAVRTEQYDSRWLNEPVFVKIQKIPDSTEKNDDKLYFFFREKSLDAAGGSTPSVLARVGRVCLNDDGGQRSLVNKWTTFLKARLVCSVIGTDGVETYFDELRDVFIQRTNDERNPMVYALFSTAGSVFKGSAVCVYSMSDIRNVFNGPFSHKHGHNYQWTPYTGKIPYPRPGTCPGGTFTPGVHSTKAFSDEAVNFVRAHPLMYHPIYPTHKRPLVVRTGVDYRFTTIAVDMVDAVDGRYEVLFLGTDRGTVQKVIVLPKDTSTTEELILEEVEVFRSPAPVKTLKISSKRQQLYVSSARGLTQVSLHRCPAYGKACSDCCLARDPYCAWDGESCSAFTPATKRRSRRQDIKHGDPLRQCRGFNSKEKRLRETVQFGVEGSSAFLECQPRSPQATVKWFCQKDGKRKALTRDKDVLKTAHGILLKSLSQSDAGLYHCLATENNFKHTVARVALRILDREIVEALTAPDGPSDPERHHQNDKQHRPPPPPPPPQTLPPPLQMHPQPEVTLINQYCQTYWKQPPKPKRTNRRHTEKSEPEELQVQ; translated from the exons ATGGAGACGACCCGGGCCCTCctcccactcctcctcctcttactgagtgtgtgtgcacacagttGTCATGGCAACCTCCGCCCGACCCCCAGAGTGTATCTGTCTTACAAAG agctgctggaaaCGAGGACCATCCGGCCATTCAGCTTTTCCTTCAACACCACCGACTACCGAATCCTCCACATGGACCAGGACCAGGGCCGCCTTTACTTGGGCAGCTGCGAGTATATAGTCTCTCTGGACATGCAGAACATCAACAAGGAGCCACTAATT ATCCACTGGCCTGCTACTGGCCAAAGAAAAGCGGAGTGCAAGATGGCAGGAAAAGGAGGACAA GGAGAGTGTGCAAACTTTGTGCGCCTGATCGAGCCATGGAACAGGACCCATCTGTACACATGTGGTACTGGAGCTTACAAGCCCATCTGCACCTTCGTAAACAGAGGCTGGAGGGCTGAG GAATACCTCTTCCGACTGGTGCCTGGCTATGTGGACTCTGGAAAGGGAAAATGCCCCTATGATCCACGCCAAGAAAATGCTGCCGCTTTAATTA ATGGGAACCTGTATGCTGGAGTGCATGTAGACTTCATGGGCACAGACCCAGCCATATTCCGGACCCTAGGAGACAGACCTGCTGTCAGGACAGAGCAGTACGACTCACGGTGGCTCAATG AGCCTGTGTTTgtaaaaattcagaaaattcCAGATAGCACAGAGAAGAATGATGACAAGCTGTACTTTTTCTTTCGGGAAAAGAGTTTGGATGCAGCAGGAGGCAGCACCCCCAGTGTGCTGGCCAGAGTGGGCAGAGTTTGTCTG AATGACGATGGAGGTCAAAGGTCATTGGTAAATAAGTGGACAACTTTCCTGAAGGCACGCCTGGTCTGTTCTGTAATTGGGACGGATGGAGTCGAGACATATTTTGATGAACTAA GGGACGTCTTCATTCAGCGGACTAATGATGAACGCAATCCCATGGTGTATGCTCTCTTCTCCACTGCTGG GTCTGTGTTTAAAggttcagcagtgtgtgtgtactccatGTCTGACATCAGAAATGTCTTTAATGGACCCTTTTCTCATAAACATGGGCACAACTACCAGTGGACACCTTACACTGGAAAAATTCCTTATCCTCGCCCAGGGACA TGCCCTGGAGGAACATTCACTCCTGGAGTCCACAGCACCAAAGCCTTCTCTGACGAAGCTGTCAACTTTGTTCGCGCTCACCCTCTAATGTACCATCCCATATACCCTACACACAAGCGCCCCCTTGTGGTGCGGACAGGAGTGGACTACCGTTTCACCACTATCGctgtggacatggtggatgCTGTGGATGGGAGATATGAGGTGCTCTTTTTGGGAACAG ACAGGGGAACAGTCCAGAAGGTGATTGTACTGCCGAAAGATACGAGCACGACAGAAGAGCTCATTCTTGAAGAGGTGGAAGTTTTTAGG tcaccaGCCCCAGTGAAAACGCTGAAAATTTCCTCTAAAAGG CAACAGCTGTATGTGTCATCGGCACGAGGACTTACCCAGGTGTCTTTGCATCGGTGTCCTGCTTATGGTAAAGCCTGCTCTGACTGCTGCCTGGCCAGAGACCCTTACTGTGCCTGGGATGGAGAGAGTTGCTCTGCTTTCACCCCCGCCACCAAGAG GAGAAGCAGGAGACAGGATATCAAACATGGCGATCCGTTACGTCAATGCAGAGGCTTCAACTCTAAAG AGAAGCGTCTGAGGGAGACAGTGCAGTTCGGGGTGGAGGGCAGCAGTGCGTTTCTGGAGTGCCAGCCCAGGTCTCCTCAGGCTACTGTGAAGTGGTTCTGTCAGAAAGATGGAAAACGTAAAGCG ctcacTCGTGATAAAGATGTTCTAAAGACAGCTCATGGCATTCTGCTGAAATCTCTGAGCCAATCAGACGCCGGCCTCTACCACTGCCTGGCCACGGAGAACAACTTTAAGCACACGGTGGCTCGCGTGGCCCTGCGCATCCTCGACCGTGAGATCGTGGAGGCCCTGACGGCTCCAGACGGCCCCTCAGATCCCGAGCGCCATCACCAAAACGACAAGCAGCACCgcccacctcctcctcctcccccaccTCAAACCCTGCCCCCACCTCTCCAGATGCACCCACAGCCCGAGGTGACGCTCATCAACCAGTACTGCCAGACCTACTGGAAACAGCCTCCCAAGCCCAAGCGCACTAACCGCAGGCATACAGAGAAATCAGAGCCTGAGGAGCTGCAGGTGCAGTGA
- the wasb gene encoding WASP actin nucleation promoting factor b has protein sequence MSKGKSKGQENMPSSLLSIQENERLVDLLGRRCVAMATAVVQLYMALPNSPAHWSLQHTGVVCFVKDNPRRSYFIRLYDLKEGKMIWEQELYNQMTYSTPKQFFHSFPADDCQVGLNFANEQESELFRNTVEEKINQRSNRQERRQNVPNEGKRALPPMPPSNGPVMSGGMATTDGPNPDILASQNRSPSVPVPAPASFSLLKKKGKKKGPRLTKADIGAPSGFKHVTHVGWDPNTGFDTNNLDPALKKLFSFAGISEDQLTDKETSKLIFDVIERSGGLDAVREEMNKQDGIGPPSRSIPPVPGGAPAAPPPRGDRGLPPIPGQPPPAPPNRNQRPPQRGPLPPPPPTGRAGPPRPPPPSGGYSAHPPPPPGAPMGGGGAPPPPPPPPPPPPPAPVSSSNSSSPVTPSPSPAGGRGALLDQIRHGTKLKNVTDSPDPHPTSQDQGGEGIVGALMMVMQKRSKVIHSSDDEEDDGIEDEDDDEWDD, from the exons ATGAGCAAAGGGAAGTCTAAAGGGCAGGAGAACATGCCCAGCTCCCTCCTCAGCATCCAGGAGAATGAACGTCTTGTGGACCTGCTGGGCCGGAGATGTGTG gctaTGGCCACTGCTGTTGTGCAGCTCTATATGGCCCTTCCCAACAGTCCAGCCCACTGGAGTCTACAGCATACCGGAGTGGTTTGTTTTGTCAAGGACAACCCACGCCGCTCATACTTCATCCGCCTTTATGATCTCAAG GAAGGGAAAATGATATGGGAGCAAGAATTATACAATCAGATGACATACTCCACTCCAAAGCAGTTTTTCCACAGTTTCCCAGCAGAT GATTGCCAAGTGGGGCTAAACTTTGCAAATGAGCAGGAATCTGAGCTGTTCAGAAACACGGTAGAGGAAAAGATCAACCAGCGATCCAATCGCCAAG AAAGAAGACAGAATGTTCCAAATGAAG GAAAACGAGCGctaccacccatgccaccatcGAATG GTCCAGTGATGTCAGGTGGCATGGCCACAACAGATGGCCCAAACCCAGACATTTTGGCCTCCCAGAATCGATCTCCTAGTGTCCCTGTGCCTGCACCTGCCAGCTTCAGCTTATTAAAAAAGAAGGGCAAGAAGAAGGGACCTCGACTTACCAAGGCAGATATTGGAGCACCCAGTGGTTTTAA GCATGTCACACATGTAGGATGGGATCCAAACACTGGTTTTGAT ACCAATAATCTGGACCCAGCCCTGAAAAAACTGTTTTCCTTTGCTGGAATCAGTGAAGACCAACTAACAGATAAAGAGACATCCAAACTTATCTTCGATGTTATTGAGCGGTCTGGTGGCCTGGATGCTGTCAGAGAGGAGATGAATAAGCAGG ATGGAATAGGTCCTCCATCTCGGAGTATTCCCCCAGTCCCTGGTGGTGCACCTGCAGCCCCTCCACCTCGTGGAGACCGGGGTCTTCCTCCCATCCCTGGCCAACCTCCACCAGCTCCTCCAAACCGCAATCAGAGACCTCCCCAACGTGGACCGCTTCCACCACCTCCTCCCACTGGAAGAGCTGGACCCCCACGTCCTCCACCTCCCTCTGGTGGTTACTCAGCTCACCCACCTCCTCCTCCCGGTGCTCCTATGGGTGGAGGAGGAGcacctccccctccccctccccctccacctcctccacctcctgctcCTGTCAGTAGCTCCAACAGTAGCAGCCCGGTTACTCCTTCTCCAAGTCCAGCAGGAGGCAGAGGAGCTTTATTGGACCAGATACGACATGGCACCAAGCTTAAGAAT GTTACAGACAGTCCTGATCCTCATCCTACTTCACAAGATCAAGGTGGGGAAGGCATTGTTGGTGCgctgatgatggtgatgcaGAAAAGAAGCAAAGTCATTCATTCCTCAG atgatgaagaagatgatggaattgaggatgaagatgatgatgaatggGATGACTAA